GCCACAGCCAATCCGGACAAAACCATAGTGCCTCTTCTGCAGAGCCTTTGCCCCAACATGTACAAGATCAGCCCGGAAAAGCTCCTGGCTGTCCTTGAAAACCCCGGTACGCTAAACAGGGTCGAAATCGAGGAAGGCGTAAAGGCGGACGCGAAAAAGGCGCTTCAAAGAATGCTTGAGCTTACCCCTTAGGCCGGAGGCCATCCCTTTTTTCATGGGTTTTTTCGCCAGCATCAAAGCGGCTTTTTCCGGCCTCCTGAACCCGGGGACCGGCAAGGCGTCCCTCTGGGACGTTCCCCAGGGAAGGGCCAACAACCGCAGGCTTGGACGCACCGGCGAGTCAATGGCGGTAACCCACCTGAAGAAAAACGGCTACAGGATGGTTGACTCAAACTACCGGGCCAAAACCGGCGAGGTGGACATTATTTGCGAGGAAGGCGGGGCCCTTGTCTTCGTTGAAGTCAAAATGCGCCGCCAGCGCGCTTTCGGCCCGCCCCAGGCGGCGGTGGATAAGCGCAAGCAAAGAAAAATAGCCCGCACGGCCCAGCATTATCTGGCCAGGACCCGCCAGAGAGGACGCAGGGTCCGCTTTGACGTATTGGCCATAACGGTCACGGGGGGCGAACCGGTTTTCCGCATCATCAAAAACGCCTTCGACTCGCCCTTCCGTTAAGTCCACAGCCCCTATCCTTAGTGGCCCGGCACAAATTCCTTGCTTTTGGAGCCCTCTTCATTTTAAAAATCGAAAGCTGTAAATCCCTGCTTGCCATATCCAGCATGACGGTTGCGAAGAAGGAATCACGGCGGGGGCCGTTGCGCCGCCGTTTCATGTGAATCCCGGGCCTGGGTAAAAACCATGGATTGACATCAACTCCGGCTTTTCTGGAATGGACCGGTTTTCCGTCCCCAAAACGACAGCTCATCAATAAACGATCAGAAACGGAAGCACATGGTAAAGCCCAAGCGGAGCGTGCTTGTTACGGGGGTGGCCCATCACTGGGGGCAGAGCCTTGTGCCCCTCCTGGAGGCAGACCCGGACTTCGACACCATAATCGGCATCGATTACAAGCCCCTGTCCAAGCCTTTCAAGCGGTTGGAATTTTTTCAGATAGAACCACATCACCCTCTTCTGGCCGAGCTTTTGAAGGTCTCCAGGGTGGACACGGTTTGCCATCTTCTTTTCGAGGACGCCTACGCGCCAAGCGAGGAGATTTTCGATCTCAACGTCATGGGCACAATGGACCTTCTGGCGGCGTGCGGGGCCGGCGAGACCCCCCGCGTGGTCATCATGAGCGACACCAAGGTTTACGGCGCGTATTCGCACAACCCAAATTTTCTGGAGGAATACGCCGATTTCAAGGGCAAGCACTCCCACCCTTACATCACCCACAGGGTGGAAATAGAAAACATGGTGGACCGTTTCACCCGCCAGAACTCCAACCCGGAAACGACCATTCTAAGGTTCGCCAACATCCTGGGCTACGGCGTGGACACTCCCATGAGCCGTTACCTCGATAGCCAAATGGTGCCGGTGGCCTTCGGGTTCGACCCCATGGTGCAGTTCACCCACGCCAGGGACGTGATTTCCTGCCTTTATCACGCTGTGAAAAATGACGTGGCGGGTGTTTTCAACGTGGCGGGCGATGGATATCTGCCCCTAAGCCAGGTTCTGCGGCTTGGCCGCCGGGTGCCGCTCCCCTTCGGCGCGCCCTTTTTGCGCATAGGAACCAAGGTGTTTCAAAAGCTCCCCATTCCGGATTCCCTGCCCATTCCCACGGATTTTTTAAAATTCAACTGCGTGGGCGACACGGCTCGAATGGCCCGCGACCTGAAGTTTTCACCCCGTTATTCCACCAAGGAAACCGTGCTGGATTATTTCGAGAACATGAGGCTGGCGAAATACAAGCCAAGGAAAACGCGCATAGAAAGCGACCCCAAGGCGACGGAGGAATTGCAGGATTATCTGAAGTCGAAGACCAGGGCCAAGGATTATCTTTCGGAACTCATAGAAACCTTCAACAAGGAAGGCGGCCATGACCAGTAAGTCCAGGGCGGAAGACAAAGCCCCGCGCTGCGCGGCCAAAACCGCCAAGGGAGGTCCTTGCCGCAACCGGGCGATCCCCGGACAGGCCTTCTGCCGGATGCATCTGCCCGTAAACGGCCACAACGGCGCCTACGGAAATAACGGAGCGAACCCCAACGGGAGCGGATCCAATCCTTTCGGATTCGACCCCAACACCTTTTTCGGAGCCGGACAGAACCAGGGCCAGCAGCCCGACCTTGCCCAGATAGCCTTTCTTCTGGAGCAGATACTTGCCCACCTTGCCCGTATGGGCCATGACGCGCCGTTCCATGATGGGCCAACGGGTGACAAGTCAAGGGTCGCCGCCGAGCTTTTCTGGAAGGCCCTGGCCTTTTGCGAAGAGAAGATGGCCGTCATAAAGCGGAGGGTGGACGGCGATTACGAGGTGGACAAGTGGGGCCGGGACCTGGAGCTTCTGGCCGAAGTTCTGCCGCTCTTCCAGTTCCTTTACCGCAGCTACTGGCGCGTGACCGCCATAGGGGTGGAGAACGTCCCGGCTGACGGGCGGGCGCTTTTAGTGGCCAACCATTCGGGGGTGGTGCCCTGGGATGCGGTGATGGTGATGACCGCCATTCTTGAGTGCCACGAACAGCCGCGCTACGCCAGGGGCCTTTATCTTTCGTGGGCTGCGGAGATTCCCCTGATGGGGCTCATCATGAACCGGCTGGGCCAGGTCCAGGCCCTGCCTGAAAACGCGGTTCGCCTTTTGAATGAAGACGAGCTGGTGATGGTTTTCCCCGAAGGGGCCAAGGGCATAGGCAAGCCCTTTTCCGAGCGCTACCAGCTTGCCCGCTTCGGCAGGGGCGGTTTCGTGAGGGCGGCCCTTAAGGCCAAAGCGCCCATCATCCCGGTATCCATCGTTGGGGCCGAGGAAATACATCCCATGATTGGAAACGCGGCCCCCATCGCCTCCCTTTTCAACATGCCGTACGCGCCCATAACGCCCACCTTTCCGCTTCTGGGGCCTCTGGGCCTTCTTCCCCTTCCAAGCAAGTGGACCATTCATTTCGGCAAGCCCATCGAGGTCAAGAACCTCATTCACGGCCCTGCGGGCGAGCCTCTCCTTGTAACCAAGATCACCAACGAAGTACGCGAGATAATTCAGAAAAACATCCACGAGATTTTGAAGAAGCGGAAAAACGTCTTCTGGTAGGAAAAAGGAAGGAAAACTTCAAGGTTCAAGCGGCCCTGCGGCCAGGTGATCTCTCACCTGGCCGCATTTTTCATGAAAAATTCCATGGACCGGCCCCCTTGGCCTTGGTAGGAATTTTTGCCGACAGGCTTTTTTAATGCCTTTTTCAAACCGATGAATCACCTCGTATCGGCAGGCTGATCACAAACGATGAGCCGCAAGGCGCGCAAGCGGGCGGCGGCGGAGCGTGCTTCATGCACGTGAGCACGCCGCGTGCGTAGCGCTAACACTGTCGGATCGCGCTTGTGGACGGCCTGCCCTAGGCTGCCTGGGCGGCCAAGATAAGATCCGCCTTCTTGTTGAACTCGGTCACGGCTGCGGTGAGTTCCACTATGTCCGTCCGGGTGGGCAGATCAAGTGCGCGGGTCACTACCGAAAGTCCGCCGTCGATGGCGTTCTGCGCCTTGGTCTTGACCAGGGTCTTGGTATTGGCTACGGTTTCGGTGGCCTGGGCTGCAAGCTTTTTGCCGTCTGCGGTTACGCCGTCTATGGCCTCGTTTGCTGTCTTTTTCGCGGCGGCCAGAAGGGCCTTGCCGTTTTCCAGGGCTGCCTTGCCGGACTCGATGGCTTTGGCGCGCTTGCCCTCAATGAGTTCCTTGGGATTCTCGAAGGTCTTCTTCACGGCCTGGTTGTAATCCTTCAGGGCTGCGGTGGCTTCTTCGGCGGCCTTCTGGAAGGTCTTGATGACGTAGAACTCGGCGTCGTCAGCCTCGACGGGCTTGGGCGCGATGTTTTCCACCATGGGGATGCGGGCCATGACCTTTTTGCCGTCTTCCACGATTCCGGCGACAGCTTCCTTGGTGTTTTTCCTGGCCTCGTCGGCGAAAACCTTGCCGGACTCAACGGCCTTTTTCACGACTTTTTCGTTGTAATCCATGATGGCCGCCGTGGCGTTTTCGGCCACCCTGTTGATGGCTCGCACGACGTAGAATTCCGATTCCGCCTTTTTGATTTCTTCCTGCATGGTGATTCCTCCCCTTTTGTTTTTACAGCATTGAATGTGTTCCGGGTATGTGAGCGGGTATCGCTCATCTTTTGACTAATGATATGACGCGGTGCGTCATTTGTCAATGGCTTTTTTTCCCGGAACGTAAAAAATTTATATTATCCTGAATTTTTATTGTTTTATTAGATAATGGATAGAAACTGGCTATGATGCAGAGCGTCAATAGGTGTTGAATAACAGGCCTTGATGCGATGACGGGCGTGCGGACTCCGGGCGGAAGGTTGAGTAGAAACGAAACCGGGGTGCGGAAAAAACATTCCCGCACCCCGGCGTCAAAGGAATTATGAATTGAACCCGGCGGGCTATTCCTCGCCGCCCTCCTCCATCTCATCTTCCATGCCTTCGTCTTCCTCATCCTTGGGTTTCAGATGATCGGGAACGATGACCATAGAGAGAAGAAGGGGTTTCAGGAAACTCCAGCGGATGCCCATGTGGTAGATTTCCTCGTTGTCCCTTATGGCGTCCCAGCAGTTGTGACAGGGGGAGATGACCAGTTTCGCGCCGGTGGCCATTATCTGGTCCCGCTTGACCTTGAGGCCTATGTTGCGCTGTTCCCTGTAGCGGCCTATGCCGTTCATGCCACCTCCACCGCCGCAGCAGAAGTTGTGCTCCCGGTTGGGCTCCATTTCCCGAAAGTCTTCCGCAATGTAGCTCATTATCTCGCGGGCAGTGTCCGCCATGCCGCAATTGCGAATATAGTTGCAGGAATCCTGGTAGGTGACCGGCTCCTTGATTTTCTTGGCCGGATCGATTTTGAGCTTTCCCGTGCGCAGGGCCTCGGCCACCCACTCGACATAGTGGAGAGTTTCCACCGGGGTCTGGCCGGTCTTGATACCTGCCCAGTAGGGGCCTTCCACAACGGTGGCCCTGTAGGCGTGGCCGCACTCGGTGACCACCATGCGCTTGGGCTTCAAGCGCTCCATTGCCGCGTAAACGCCCTCCACCTGGAGCTTGCAGGCTTCCCAGTCGCCCGCGAACATGGCGAGGCTGGTTTCCTCCCAGCCTTCGGAAGGCACGGTCCAGTTTTCACCGGCTATATGAAAAAGGATGGCGGCTTCCGCGAGGTCTTCGGGATAATGCTTGGGCTCGCGGGCGTTCACCGTGTACATGATGTCCGCGTTTTCCTTGTCTATCGGAATTTCCAGGCCCGGCCATTCCTCCTCCTGCTCCTCGGCCATCCACGAGCAGGTGTCAACCCAGTCCTCGGTGGTAATGTCCATCTGGGCGCGGTAGATGCGGTGCATTCCGGCGCCTATCTTCATCTCCCAGGGCACGAATCCCTGGGAATGGCAGAGCCCGCGAAGGTAGCTGAACATGACCCCCATGTCGATGCCGAAGGGGCAGTACATGCCGCAACGGTTGCAGCAGGTGCATTTTCCCCAGGCCGTATCCATGCAATAGCGCATGAATTCGTTGGAGACCCTGCCCTTTTTGCGGACAAGCTCGCCCAGGGTGGACTGAATTTTAAAGGATGGAACCTGCTGGGGGTCCTTGTTGTTGGCCAGGTAGAAAAAGCATGAATCGGCGCACATGCCGCAGTGGGCGCAGATTTCAAGCCAAGTCTTAAGGCGGCTCTTGAAGGTCTTGGAAAGCGTGTCGGCAAGTTTCGCCTGATCCACGTCGAGCTGGGCCATCTCCTCGTAATAAAGCTTGCCGCTCTTGTCGGCCAGCGTGGCCTGGAGGGCCTCCACGTCGTTGATGGGCCGCCTGTGGCACAGTGTTCCTTCGGGCATGACAATCACTCCTTTGTGGAGAAGATTCCTTCCCCTCCCTGACGGGGTTCGTCACCCCGAAAAACCTGAAAGCTATTATTTGTCAGGCTGATGAAAAACGATGAAATGCTAAGGTTGGCAAGCCAAAAAGGAGGGAGCGTACGCTTTTGTACGTGACCAACTTTTTGGTGATGCCTGACACAGCAGTTCGCGGTTTTCGACAGCCGTTACCAGGATAAGCCTTTTGACTTCATACCCCCCCGCTTGATCCCGTAATCCATGCCGATTTGCGCCCTGCTCATGAAGAAAAGCACGAAGTGGGACAGTTTGGTGAAGGGAATGGCCACAAGCATTATTTCGCCTGAAAGTATGTGGGCGATCAGCCAGGTGTCGTAGTCGCCCAGGTGATGGGTGGCCACAAATCCGGTGACGAAGGGCGCAACCGCGATGGCGAGAACCAGGTAGTCGTACCAGGTGGTGAGGATGCGAACCTCTGCGAGGCCTATGCGGCGCAGAACCAGAAAGCCTGCGGCCGTCATGACCGCAATGGTGAAGACGTCCGCCACGCCCTCCGGCAGGGCCGGAAGCGAGAAGCCCCAGCGCTCGGCCATAAGCACGTTGTGGCCAAGAAGGAATATCGGGGTTATCAGAAGCCCGGCGTGAAAGGTGAAAAACAAGAGGGTCATGAAGGGCTTCTGCCGCCAGCCGTGGGCCTTGAACGGAATGAGCCAGAAGACTATGGAGCGCACCGCCCCCCTTATGCCGTATTTCAAATGCGGCATGTAGGCCACGCGGTCCAGCTTCCAGTCCAGGCCCCTTATATAAAGGACGGCCCGCACTGCGCAGCCCACGGAAAAGACCAGAAAGCTAAGCCAAGCTAAAGGCCCTGTGACAAAATCATACATTGTGATTTTCTCCTAAACGGCTTTATGCTTGCCGTAAATCCCGTATCCCGAAGCATCCCGAAATCCGCCACGCATCAGGCGGTTTCAGTGTTTCTCATGCTCTTCCTGCGGCTCATACTCGTCTTCCTCGTCGCGCTCGGTAAGGAAGGCCCAGAACCCGACGTATCCGGCCAGGATGGTCACGACCAATATGTAGAGGACCCCTTTGGTGTGGAGCATGAATTCATGCAGGGTAACGTATTCGTCCATGATTTTTGCTCCCTATCAATGCTCCGGGTAACCCGGATGAGAGAAGAAAATTGGCATACGGGTCACTATGAACCGGAAAACCAGAATTCCCACCGTGACCACGAAAACCGAAATGACTATCTCCTGCCAGTTGGGTATGTAGCGCTCAGCCCAGGGCAGATGATAGTTGAAGGCGATGAGGCAGATGTTCAGGCGGTTCAAAACCAGCCCGAAAACGGTCCAACCGGCTGTGAAACGGATGAGCTTCAGGTTCTTTTCACGCACGCCGATTGCATACATAAATGAGGGAAGCGCCACGAAGCCCAGCATCTCCACCAGGAACCACGCGCCGTAGCCTGATGCAAGATAATGCCAGTTATTGTCGGCGGCAACGCCTATGGTCTTGATGCAAAAGTACCCTGCAAGAACGAAACTGGCGGCCTTGCCAAAGCCAAGGGTCACGCCGTCTTTTTCCGCCTTGTGGGCGTGGTCGAATTTTTCCTCGAAATATTTCGCCGAAAGCGCGCTTTCGAAGATCACCATGGAAAGGCCCGCGATAATGGCGGACACGAAAAAATAAATAGGGATGTAAGACGAGTACCACAGGGGATGGAGCTTGGAGGGCGCGATGAGGAAAAGCGCCCCAAGGCTCGACTGGTGCAGGGTGGAAAGCACCACGCCCAGGATGGTGAGGCCCATGGTGAGCTTCACCACTAGGCTCCTGGCCCGCCTGAGGCCGATCCACTCCATGGCCGCAGGCGAGAACTCGATGAGAAGAACCGTGAGGTAGGCAGCAACGCAAGCGCCCACCTCGAATAGAAGGGAGGTGGTGCCCTGGCTCATGATGAAGGGGTAAGGAAGACGCCAGGGGCGGCCCACGTCGTAGTGAAGGGCCAAAACCACCAGGGCGTAGCCCAGAAAGCCGGTGAGGATGGCGGGACGCACCGCGCTGTGATAGCGCTTCATGCCGAAGATGTAGACAGCCGCCGATGTGACGAATCCCCCCGCAGCAAGACAGACTCCGGCCAGAAGGTCGAAGCCGATCCAAAGCCCCCAGGGGTAATGGTCGTCGAGATTGGTTACGGCGCCAAGCCCGCTTGTGAAGCGACGAAAAGTCACGTAAAGGCCCAGGACGACGATTATCCCGGCCACCACGTTTCCCGGCGTCACCAGCGATTTTTTGGCCCCGATGGTTTGTTCGGCCATGTGACAGCTCCTTGATCGGTAAAATTTGAACCGATTGATGTTCCAAAAAAAATCAGGCCAGAAAAGATTTAAGGGCCGCTTATTCCTCCGCCGCGCCTTCGTCCGCCGCCCCTGCCGGGGCTTCCGCCGCCGCTTTTTCCGCAGCTTCCTTTTCGGCCTTTTCCTTGCGGGCCTTTTCTGCGTCGGCCAGGGCCTTTTTCACGGCGTTTTCCACGGCCTTGCCCTGATCGCGCTTGGCGTCCTCGGCGGCCTTCTTGAGCCTGGCCTCGGCCTTGGCGTTCACCTTTTCAACCGCTTGCGCCACCGCCTCCTTCTGCTCCTCCCGGGCAATCTTTTCCTTGCGCTTGGTAATGGCGTAGATGCCGGTAAGCAGAACCGGCCAGAGGCCGACCACTATTGGAACGGACCCAAGGGCTCCGGCGGTGAGGGCCGGGGCGGGTGTGATGCCCAGATCCTCACGAAGTCCGAGTTCCTTGAAAGGCGCGGGAGACAGGTAGAGCCAGCTTGTGCCGCCCATCTCGTTCTCGCCGTAAATGTGGTCTTCGTACTTGTCGGGATGCTTGGCTATTCTTTCCCTTGCCGTTGCAAGAAGGTCCTCCCGCTTGCCGTAAACCAGCGCCCCCGCAGGGCAGGCCTCCACGCAGCCTGGAAGTTTTCCCTCCATTATGCGCGGATAACACATGGTGCATTTCACGACCTTGGGCGTAAAAGCCTTGTCGTATTCGTAGGTGGGCACCTCGAAGGGGCAGGCCACCATACAGTAGCGGCAGCCCACGCAGACCTTCTCGTTGTAGATCACCGGGCCTTCCGGCGTTTTCGTGAAGGCCTTGACGAAGCAGGCCGAGGCGCAGGCTGGCTCCAGGCAGTGGTTGCACTGGCTCTTGCGGAAAACCGGATGCCCCGGGGCTCCTGCCTCGTCGTACCTGTTCACCACGGTGAAGGCGTCGTTGGTGGTGCGGCGCTTATCGTTTAAAACCGCAAGGTCCTTGAAAGGCTTTTCAGGCGACGGAAGTTCGTTCACCTTGTTACAGGCCGCCTCACAGTTTCTGCACCCCACGCATCTCACAGAGTCGTGCAGAACCGCAAAGCTGCCCTCGTGCCCCGCAAAATGCCGGTTGGAAGCGGCGTGCGCCGGAAGGGCCGACGCGGCGGCGGCAGTGCCCGCCGCCGTCATCCACCCCAGAAACTTCCTTCGGGAAATCGCCATTATGTTCACCTCGATCAGAAACGGATTATTTTTTCACTTCACGATGACAGTCGGTGCAACCCACGGCATCCTTCACGCCCATATCCTTGTGGCATCCAAGGCACTGGCCGTGATAGGCCGCCACGAGCCCGGGTTTTCCGTCCTTATCCTCGCCGGGAATGTTCGCGTGGCAGCTCGAACACTTGGGAGGAGTCTTGGACTGCGGGCTCTGGTGGTGGCAGCCCTGGCAAAGGGAGCCTTCGCCCACATGGAAGGCCGTTGAAAGGCGGCTCGCCTTCATGCCCTTTTCAAGCGCCCTCACCATTGCCCTGTGAGGCATTTCCGAGGGGCCGTACTGGGCGGACATGGTCTTTATGGTCACCTTTTCCGGGACGTCTGCGTCAACGTAGGTTCCGGTGAAACGCTTTCTGGCCTCGGCCATTTTGCGGGCCGCAACGGCCCTTTCGGCGGGGGACGCGTAGGTGGCCGGGGCCTCCTTGTGGCAGGTTGCGCAGCCCGAATCCTTGCCCGGCGATTTGGGAAGACGCGCATGGCAGCCCACGCAGCTTTTGGCTTTCTGCCTGTCGTTGTGGCAGCCGATGCAGGTCTTTTTGGAGGCCGGATCATGCATGGCCGCTTCCAGGTTCACGAACTTGCCGTCCTTTGAGCCCGGAACGGTGTGGCACTTGACGCAGGCCGAAAGGTCCGCGTGATGGCAGGCCTTGCAGGACTCGTTGGCGGCCTCGTGCTCCTTGTGCAAAAAGGCCACCGGGTCCATGCGGGCGCGGCTGGTGTCGCCTGGGGCCTGGGCCGCCGCAAGAAGGGCCGCGTCGGGCTGGCTCCTCGTATAACGCGGGGGATCGGCAGGCAGCTTCATGGCCTTCCGCTCCTTTTCGCCGTGGCAGCCCGCGCAGTTCACCGGGCCGGCCTTGACGCCGGATTTCGCCTTTTCCTGATGACAACGGATGCAGGAAGCATGGGCGGCCTCGGAATAGGCCCTTACGTTGTCCCCGGAGTAAGCGCGTGTTTTGTCCACGCCCTTTCCGTCGTGGCAGTAAGCGCAGGAGCCTTCCTTGCCCTTGGCGTAGACGAGCTTATTGGCCTTGGCGTCGTAAACGTGGTGACAGAGCTCGCACTTGTTCTGCATTTTCTGGGTGTGGGCGAAATGCAGGGGCCGCGTAAAATTCATGGAAAGCCGCGCGAGTGTGGCGGCTGGCCGGTCATCGTGGCATTTTCCGCAGGTCACCGGGCCGGATTTGGATCCCTTGCGGGCGGTCTCCTTATGGCAGGCGATGCACTTGTCGTGATAAACGCCCATCACCTGCTTTTTCCCCTTGTCCTCCAGACGGGCAAACTTGTTGGAAAGCCCCTTTACGCCCGGAATCTGAAGGTGACAGGCGGTGCAGTCCCTGCCCATTTTGGAAACGGCCGCCGTGTGCGCGTCGTGCAAAAAAACCGGGACCGGCCTTTTGAGGGCCCCGTAAGCCTTCATAACGTCTATCCTTACGACGTCGGGCCTCCTGTTCCCCAAAGAGCCGGATACGCCGGAAAAAACCGGCCCTGCCAGCCCGTAGACAACCGCCGCCACGGCGAAAGCCACCACGGCGCCTGTCAAGATGAGCCGTTTTCGTCCGTTTGCCATGTCTGTTCCTTTTCGCATTGATCTATCCGTGCGACTCAGATTTTTGGTTATTAAGCGGAGCATGGTTCTTTTCCGTCTTTAAGAAATCCGGCAAAGGGAAGAAATACCCCAGTCTTCCTTCCCCGCCATTTTCGGAAAAACGAAAAATCGAAATAAATTGCACTCCCGTCAATAACTGAATCAGCAAGATTAAGTAACCGGCGCAAGAGAGCGCATTTCTGCGCGCGATAAGTTCTCACACCATGGCCTTCAAGCTCTGCTGCTGTTTTTCCCGTTCGATATCCAAAAGGTCCTGCATGGTGGTTCCGTCGTAAACGCAAAAAAGGGACTCCCACACCTTTTCCCACATGGGCGAAAGAGCGCATTCGCCGCCAAAGGGGCAGTTGTCCCTGGAAACGCAGGCTATGCAGTCGTGGGCCTTGTCGCCTCGTTTTTCCATGAAGCGGATCACGTCGCCCACCGCCACGTCGTTGGGTTTCCTGGAAAGCTCGTACCCGCCCTGGTAGCCGCGTTTGGAGTCCACGAAGCCACTTTTCTTGAGCTGATTCAAGATGACTTCCAGAAAACGCAGGGGTATGGCCTGGGTGCGGGCTATGTCCGACACCTTGATGGGCCCCTTGCCGTGGTGCTTGGCAAGCTCGAAGATTGCGCGAAGGGCGTACTGTTTTTTCTGGGTGATGAGCATGCCCTGATTCCCGCGTTAAAACCGGCTCCTTGGGTTCAAAAGAGCAAAAAAACTTTTTTGAGCCTTTTGGGGCTTCAGACCGGCCCTGTCGAACAGGCGAACTCCAGCTTTCCGCATCGAAGTTTTCCGGGAAACCCTGCATTTTCCCCTGCCGGTTCAAACCTGACCGATCTTGTCAGATATTTTCCCGACTCCATAGGTCAGGAAAAGGAACCTTGTCAATCTTTTTTTGCTTCGCAGGCCTTTTAAATTCATAGCCCCGTCGCTATGGGCCGGATCGGGACAATAAGCCGCCTTTCTTGACAATTATGGGCTTCCCATATAAGAATGATGCGAAATCCTGAGTATTTTGTTACCGGCGATTCCGGTGCCTTAAATCGGGGGGAAGCACGAATAATGAGCCTTTCTCTTGCGGTTTACATAAGCCTGGCCGTTTTCGCCCTGGCCCTTGCCGCCCGGTGCTCCGGCTGGTTCATCCGGGTGATCGGCCCGGAAAACGGCGCGTCCCCCTTCAAAGGCCGCTTCAAAGCCGCCCTGGCCGGAACTCTTGGAACCGTTTTTTCCTTAAAAATATTCGCGGTGATCGGGGTGTTTTTCCGGGACGCCCTTTTCCAGTGGCCCATCCTCAGGCAGAGCATCTACCGCTTCATAATGCACATGTCCATTTTCGCGGGCTTCGTCTTTCTTCTCATTTTCCACGCCCTGGGAAAATTCGTAACCGCTCCTTTGTTCGATGAAAATTTCGCCTACCTGAATCCCTTCCTGTTTTTACGGGACGCCGCCGGAATCCTTGTACTTTTGGGCCTTGGAATGGCCGTGGCCCGAAGGTTAGCCCGGCGGAAGATGAGGATTAAAACCAACCTCGGCGACGTTTACGCCATTTTCATCGTGGGCCTCATAATTCTAAGCGGATTCGCCCTCTGCTCCGTCAAGATGACCTCCCATGACGTATTTCTCTCCATGAGCCTCGATTACGCCGGGCTCGACCCCGAAGGCACCCCCGACGACTTGAACGCCCTGGAGGCATACTGGGCTGCAAATTACGGCCTTGTTTCACCCGTTTTCAAGGCCCCCTTCGACCAGGACCTTCTGACAAGCGGCGAAGCCGTCAACGAATCCTGCGTTTCCTGCCACGTGAAAAACGGCAACGCCCCGGCGAGCTTCGCCCTGGCCAAAATCATGGCACCGGCGGCGGGCCTTTTCAACAGCGCCTCTTCCGTCAATATTCTGTACTGGGGCCACGTCCTGGCCTGCCTTCTGGGGCTCGCCATTCTTCCCTTCACCAAGATGTTCCACGTGTTTTCCACCCCTTTGGCCCTGGTGCTGAAAAACACCGTTACCCCGCTTTCCCGGCCCGAAAACCTTATGACCCGCCGGCTTGTGGCCCTGTCGGCCTGCACCCACTGCGGAACCTGCAGCTTAAGGTGCTCCGCCATGATGGCCCATCACGTGACCGGAAACCCCTTCATCCTGCCCTCGGAAAAGGTCGGAGCCCTGAAAAGGCTGGCCAGGGGAAAGAAACCCACGGCCAGCGAGCTTTGCGCGGTCAGCCAGGGGATAATGCTCTGCACCAACTGCGACCGCTGCACCGTGGTGTGCCCGTCGGGCCTGGAGCTCAGGGACATCTGGGTTTCGGCAAGGCAGGGGATTCTTCTGGCCGGGCCTCCCGAACCCCTCGTGTGGACGCCCTTTTCCTTCCTTCGGGGTCTCAACAGGGAAAAGCTTTCCCCCGCCGAATATGAAGGCCCCGTCGAAACCGCCAGGAAGGCCCTGGAAGCCTCATTTTCCACCCTTGCGGACAAAAACGCGGAACTCGTTGTGATTTTAAACGCGGATACCGCCGACATCGACCCGACATTCAGGGGATGCTTCGGCTGCACCAACTGCACCAATGTCTGCCCGGTGGTGAAAAGCTTTGATGAGCCCGAAAAGTCCCTGG
This sequence is a window from Deltaproteobacteria bacterium. Protein-coding genes within it:
- a CDS encoding YraN family protein; the protein is MGFFASIKAAFSGLLNPGTGKASLWDVPQGRANNRRLGRTGESMAVTHLKKNGYRMVDSNYRAKTGEVDIICEEGGALVFVEVKMRRQRAFGPPQAAVDKRKQRKIARTAQHYLARTRQRGRRVRFDVLAITVTGGEPVFRIIKNAFDSPFR
- a CDS encoding NAD-dependent epimerase/dehydratase family protein; translated protein: MVKPKRSVLVTGVAHHWGQSLVPLLEADPDFDTIIGIDYKPLSKPFKRLEFFQIEPHHPLLAELLKVSRVDTVCHLLFEDAYAPSEEIFDLNVMGTMDLLAACGAGETPRVVIMSDTKVYGAYSHNPNFLEEYADFKGKHSHPYITHRVEIENMVDRFTRQNSNPETTILRFANILGYGVDTPMSRYLDSQMVPVAFGFDPMVQFTHARDVISCLYHAVKNDVAGVFNVAGDGYLPLSQVLRLGRRVPLPFGAPFLRIGTKVFQKLPIPDSLPIPTDFLKFNCVGDTARMARDLKFSPRYSTKETVLDYFENMRLAKYKPRKTRIESDPKATEELQDYLKSKTRAKDYLSELIETFNKEGGHDQ
- a CDS encoding acyltransferase family protein, translating into MGHDAPFHDGPTGDKSRVAAELFWKALAFCEEKMAVIKRRVDGDYEVDKWGRDLELLAEVLPLFQFLYRSYWRVTAIGVENVPADGRALLVANHSGVVPWDAVMVMTAILECHEQPRYARGLYLSWAAEIPLMGLIMNRLGQVQALPENAVRLLNEDELVMVFPEGAKGIGKPFSERYQLARFGRGGFVRAALKAKAPIIPVSIVGAEEIHPMIGNAAPIASLFNMPYAPITPTFPLLGPLGLLPLPSKWTIHFGKPIEVKNLIHGPAGEPLLVTKITNEVREIIQKNIHEILKKRKNVFW
- a CDS encoding (Fe-S)-binding protein; amino-acid sequence: MPEGTLCHRRPINDVEALQATLADKSGKLYYEEMAQLDVDQAKLADTLSKTFKSRLKTWLEICAHCGMCADSCFFYLANNKDPQQVPSFKIQSTLGELVRKKGRVSNEFMRYCMDTAWGKCTCCNRCGMYCPFGIDMGVMFSYLRGLCHSQGFVPWEMKIGAGMHRIYRAQMDITTEDWVDTCSWMAEEQEEEWPGLEIPIDKENADIMYTVNAREPKHYPEDLAEAAILFHIAGENWTVPSEGWEETSLAMFAGDWEACKLQVEGVYAAMERLKPKRMVVTECGHAYRATVVEGPYWAGIKTGQTPVETLHYVEWVAEALRTGKLKIDPAKKIKEPVTYQDSCNYIRNCGMADTAREIMSYIAEDFREMEPNREHNFCCGGGGGMNGIGRYREQRNIGLKVKRDQIMATGAKLVISPCHNCWDAIRDNEEIYHMGIRWSFLKPLLLSMVIVPDHLKPKDEEDEGMEDEMEEGGEE
- the hybB gene encoding Ni/Fe-hydrogenase cytochrome b subunit; its protein translation is MAEQTIGAKKSLVTPGNVVAGIIVVLGLYVTFRRFTSGLGAVTNLDDHYPWGLWIGFDLLAGVCLAAGGFVTSAAVYIFGMKRYHSAVRPAILTGFLGYALVVLALHYDVGRPWRLPYPFIMSQGTTSLLFEVGACVAAYLTVLLIEFSPAAMEWIGLRRARSLVVKLTMGLTILGVVLSTLHQSSLGALFLIAPSKLHPLWYSSYIPIYFFVSAIIAGLSMVIFESALSAKYFEEKFDHAHKAEKDGVTLGFGKAASFVLAGYFCIKTIGVAADNNWHYLASGYGAWFLVEMLGFVALPSFMYAIGVREKNLKLIRFTAGWTVFGLVLNRLNICLIAFNYHLPWAERYIPNWQEIVISVFVVTVGILVFRFIVTRMPIFFSHPGYPEH